In a genomic window of Zingiber officinale cultivar Zhangliang chromosome 9B, Zo_v1.1, whole genome shotgun sequence:
- the LOC122025509 gene encoding NDR1/HIN1-like protein 2, whose translation MSSSAGNPKAAVVTGYPVSGSNGAPPRRPFYPPPADAPPTRYETFFERHRRSCIMALEVFICLVLFAVVIFVVVISNLIPDPRTPEFAVSSACVTGFNLSAQQQQLSASFDLNLTVHSLNRDMRIYYEHVTASVLYASDILSENTLAPFYQGKGETSVLRVRLVALGEYVNSNVVRGIESDRGRGDGAVGFNVRVLSLYRFRSWLLNTSWYTLSVYCDDVLIGFGNGTNAATTGYLLGSAPKKCLAISDSRRDTPN comes from the exons ATGAGTTCCTCCGCCGGCAATCCCAAGGCTGCCGTCGTCACCGGCTACCCCGTCTCCGGATCGAACGGTGCCCCTCCCCGGAGACCCTTCTACCCTCCTCCGGCCGACGCTCCTCCTACCCGCTACGAAACCTTCTTCGAAAGGCACCGCCGCAGCTGCATAATGGCCTTGGAGGTCTTCATCTGCCTTGTCCTCTTCGCCGTTGTCATCTTCGTCGTTGTCATCTCGAATCTCATCCCCGATCCCCGCACGCCCGAGTTCGCCGTCTCTTCCGCTTGCGTAACTGGCTTCAACCTCTCCGCTCAACAGCAGCAGTTATCCGCTTCCTTCGACCTCAACCTCACCGTCCACAGCCTCAACCGTGATATGCGCATCTACTACGAGCACGTCACCGCCAGCGTGCTATATGCCTCCGACATCTTGTCCGAAAACACTCTCGCACCCTTCTATCAAGGGAAGGGCGAAACCAGCGTTCTCAGAGTTCGATTGGTGGCGCTCGGGGAGTACGTCAATTCCAATGTGGTGAGGGGGATCGAGTCGGACCGTGGGCGAGGTGATGGTGCGGTAGGATTCAATGTTAgggttttatccttgtatagatTTCGATCCTGGTTACTGAACACCAGCTGGTACACCTTGAGTGTTTACTGCGATGATGTTCTGATTGGGTTCGGGAATGGTACGAATGCGGCTACCACTGGTTATCTGCTTGGCTCAGCACCAAAGAAGTGTTTGGCAATCTCTGACTCTAGAAG GGACACGCCTAATTGA